One Allostreptomyces psammosilenae DNA segment encodes these proteins:
- a CDS encoding PP2C family protein-serine/threonine phosphatase gives MTVATRTTCPRCGTVSGADDRYCEQCGVDLRRRTLSADPDAPEAGTAPGRESGHPGGSEVPDSPPTLVLGRRTPPARRNRPAAGRPGTEPHRPARSAGPLPAGQAPAGQAPAGGAGATAEQAPDGRAGQAGQGGQAGQGGQAGVCVNCGAAQVFTDEYCEECGHAQPRPRDHMERRQPGGAGISDRGLRRRRNEDYLALLTLPLPDGETVTVAVVCDGVASANRADEASEAACVASLEAARRLLERGDDDQAALRAAAEAAAAAVGALDDPGVPGPQGRTARTSHRRQLGAPACTWVAAVVRGHRAWVGWLGDSRAYWLPDRPVPAGAVAGTPERLTEDDSWAADMVAAGLLSEEEARRDPRAHAITGWLGADAEGSQARFARLDPDCPGTLLLCSDGLWNHLEDPRDLAGRLPSRPASDPLGAARDLVAAALDGGGHDNITVAVLPMAPPGTATAS, from the coding sequence GTGACCGTGGCGACGAGGACCACCTGCCCCCGGTGCGGCACCGTCTCCGGCGCCGACGACCGCTACTGCGAGCAGTGCGGCGTGGACCTGCGCCGCCGCACCCTGTCCGCCGACCCCGACGCGCCGGAGGCCGGGACCGCGCCCGGGCGGGAGAGCGGACACCCCGGCGGCTCGGAGGTCCCGGACTCCCCGCCCACCCTGGTGCTGGGCCGCCGCACGCCGCCGGCCCGGCGGAACCGGCCGGCGGCGGGGCGCCCCGGGACCGAGCCGCACCGCCCGGCACGCTCCGCGGGGCCGCTCCCGGCCGGGCAGGCGCCCGCCGGGCAGGCACCGGCCGGAGGGGCCGGGGCCACCGCCGAGCAGGCGCCGGACGGGCGGGCCGGACAGGCCGGGCAGGGCGGGCAGGCCGGGCAGGGCGGGCAGGCCGGGGTGTGCGTCAACTGCGGCGCCGCCCAGGTGTTCACCGACGAGTACTGCGAGGAGTGCGGCCACGCCCAGCCCCGCCCCCGCGACCACATGGAGCGGCGTCAGCCCGGGGGAGCCGGCATCTCCGACCGGGGGCTGCGCCGGCGCCGCAACGAGGACTACCTCGCCCTGCTCACCCTCCCCCTGCCGGACGGGGAGACCGTCACCGTGGCGGTCGTCTGCGACGGGGTCGCCTCCGCCAACCGCGCCGACGAGGCCTCCGAGGCGGCCTGCGTGGCCTCCCTGGAGGCCGCCCGGCGGCTGCTGGAGCGGGGGGACGACGACCAGGCCGCGCTGCGGGCCGCCGCCGAGGCCGCCGCGGCGGCCGTGGGCGCCCTGGACGACCCCGGGGTGCCCGGCCCGCAGGGGCGGACGGCGCGCACGTCGCACCGGCGCCAGCTCGGTGCGCCGGCCTGCACCTGGGTGGCCGCGGTGGTCCGCGGCCACCGGGCCTGGGTGGGGTGGCTGGGGGACAGCCGCGCCTACTGGCTGCCCGACCGCCCGGTGCCGGCGGGCGCGGTCGCCGGCACCCCGGAACGCCTCACCGAGGACGACTCCTGGGCCGCCGACATGGTGGCCGCCGGGCTGCTCTCCGAGGAGGAGGCGCGGCGGGACCCCCGGGCGCACGCCATCACCGGATGGCTGGGCGCGGACGCGGAGGGCAGCCAGGCGCGGTTCGCCCGGCTGGATCCGGACTGCCCGGGGACGCTGCTGCTGTGCAGTGACGGACTGTGGAACCACCTGGAGGACCCGCGGGACCTGGCCGGCCGGCTCCCGTCCCGGCCGGCGTCCGATCCGCTGGGCGCGGCGCGCGACCTGGTCGCCGCGGCGCTGGACGGCGGCGGCCACGACAACATCACGGTGGCCGTCCTGCCCATGGCGCCGCCGGGCACCGCCACCGCGTCCTGA